One window from the genome of Eucalyptus grandis isolate ANBG69807.140 chromosome 7, ASM1654582v1, whole genome shotgun sequence encodes:
- the LOC104428330 gene encoding putative receptor-like protein kinase At3g47110 — protein MIMFDVAANQLEGGLPSDLGFTLPNLERIFLNGNHLTGLIPKSISNASNLNLFQIGLNNFNGKVPSFSKIRRLRWFLIDENNFGSGQFADLDFLCSLTNSTNLYHMGIGFNAFGGPIPDCISNLSITLTHLWLDLNYFSGTLPSGIGNLINLEILDINHNNISENMPSEIGKLNKMKDMDFSHNNFSGQIPESIGNLGMLTKLDLSNNNLQGSIPSSLGNCQNLLLLNLSTNYLSGNIPPEIMGLSSLSIYLDLSQNNLTGSLPREVGNLKSLDKLCLDRNRLSQQIPSSISSCTSMEFLYIQDNFFEGPLPSTMSSMKGLQVLNVSNNRLSGQVPEYLKSLNLMNLSLSYNNFEGALPTGGVFGSAISTSVVGNEKLCGGLPDFQLPKCNYKESKWTRISRTAKIVISTFSAIVGVVCILTLLYFFWFGDNKKASPSSSSKDGLLHVSYHNLLKSTGGFSSTNLLGMGNFGSVYRGFLDQTQSIVAIKILDLSRHGASKSFTSECQALRRIRHRNLVKVLTACSGFDFNGNDFKALVYEFMSNGSLDEWLHPTTSQYTKRSKLSLLDRVNIAIDVACALDYLHHHCETPIVHCDLKPSNVLLDDEMTGHVGDFGLSKFLPEATHKLLADQSSSVELKGSFGYIAPGNDASVRSFSLFPYIKHAIRDRFLEKKYSSIIAVSTKGDVYSFGVLILEMFTGKRPTDDMFENGVNLHRFVKAALVDRVEKAIDPILLEEIEELEKKRTVPLNGKNKSWFSTLECLVSIIEIGVTCSSESPGERMDIGDALTKLQGIRKKLIEFIGIA, from the exons ATGATAATGTTTGACGTGGCTGCGAACCAATTAGAAGGAGGCTTACCCAGTGATTTAGGCTTTACTCTTCCGAATCTTGAGAGAATCTTTTTGAATGGCAACCACCTCACTGGACTCATTCCTAAGTCAATATCCAACGCCTCTAATCTCAATCTATTCCAAATCGGTTTGAACAACTTTAACGGGAAAGTTCCTTCTTTCTCAAAGATAAGAAGACTCCGTTGGTTTTTGATTGACGAAAACAACTTTGGAAGTGGGCAATTTGCTGATTTGGACTTCCTCTGCTCTTTAACCAATTCCACAAACTTATACCATATGGGTATAGGGTTCAATGCTTTTGGAGGACCAATCCCTGACTGTATCAGTAACCTCTCTATCACCCTTACGCATTTATGGTTAGATctgaattatttttctggaaCCTTACCTTCTGGAATTGGAAATCTCATCAATTTGGAGATCCTGGATATCAATCACAATAACATCTCTGAGAACATGCCTTCTGAGATAGGAAAGTTGAACAAAATGAAGGATATGGATTTCTCCCATAATAATTTTTCAGGGCAGATACCAGAATCTATCGGGAATTTAGGAATGTTAACCAAATTGGACTTGAGCAACAATAATCTTCAAGGCTCGATACCGTCATCTCTAGGCAATTGCCAAAACCTACTTCTCTTGAACCTTTCAACCAACTACCTTAGCGGTAATATTCCCCCGGAAATTATGGGTCTCTCATCTTTGTCGATTTATCTTGACTTGTCTCAAAATAATCTTACCGGCTCCCTTCCAAGAGAAGTTGGAAACTTGAAAAGTCTCGACAAATTATGTCTTGATAGGAACAGATTATCTCAACAGATTCCAAGTAGTATCAGTAGTTGTACATCCATGGAATTCCTTTATATACAAGATAACTTTTTTGAAGGGCCCCTACCCTCGACTATGAGTTCCATGAAAGGCCTTCAGGTTTTAAATGTTTCCAACAACCGATTGTCTGGCCAAGTCCCGGAATATCTAAAGtcattgaatttgatgaatctaAGCCTATCTTACAATAATTTTGAGGGTGCATTGCCTACAGGAGGAGTTTTTGGAAGTGCCATTTCAACTTCAGTTGTTGGAAACGAGAAACTTTGCGGGGGACTGCCAGATTTTCAACTACCCAAATGCAACTACAAAGAGTCAAAATGGACAAGAATAAGTAGAACTGCGAAAATTGTGATATCCACATTCTCTGCTATTGTAGGTGTAGTGTGCATACTCACTTTGTTATACTTCTTTTGGTTTGGAGACAATAAGAAAGCATCGCCTTCAAGCTCTTCTAAAGATGGGCTTTTGCATGTTTCTTATCACAACCTATTGAAATCAACTGGTGGATTCTCCTCCACCAATTTGCTCGGCATGGGCAATTTTGGGTCTGTGTATAGAGGGTTTCTTGATCAAACTCAATCGATCGTGGCCATCAAGATTCTCGACCTTTCACGTCATGGAGCTTCCAAAAGCTTCACATCTGAGTGTCAAGCCTTGAGAAGAATTCGACACCGTAATCTTGTGAAGGTACTCACGGCATGTTCTGGGTTTGATTTCAATGGAAATGATTTCAAGGCACTGGTTTATGAATTCATGTCAAACGGGAGCTTGGATGAATGGTTGCACCCAACTACATCACAATATACAAAGAGAAGCAAGTTGAGTCTACTTGACAGAGTGAATATTGCCATTGATGTTGCTTGTGCACTAGATTATCTCCATCATCACTGTGAAACACCGATAGttcattgtgatctaaagccaAGCAATGTCCTTCTTGATGATGAAATGACTGGACATGTAGGCGATTTCGGGCTTTCCAAGTTCCTCCCAGAAGCAACGCACAAGTTACTAGCCGATCAGTCAAGCTCTGTCGAATTAAAAGGATCTTTTGGCTACATAGCCCCAGGTAATGATGCATCTGTTAGGTCTTTCAGTTTATTTCCTTATATCAAACACGCAATTAGAGACCGATTCttggaaaaaaaa TACAGCTCGATAATTGCCGTATCCACAAAAGGagatgtgtatagctttggagtCCTCATTTTGGAGATGTTCACAGGCAAGAGGCCAACCGATGACATGTTTGAAAATGGGGTGAACCTTCATCGCTTCGTAAAGGCAGCTTTGGTAGACCGAGTGGAAAAGGCAATTGATCCTATTCTGCTTGAGGAAATCGAGGAGTTGGAGAAAAAACGAACTGTCCCTCTGAATGGCAAGAACAAAAGCTGGTTTAGTACTCTGGAGTGTTTGGTTTCGATCATCGAAATAGGAGTCACTTGCTCTTCTGAATCTCCAGGGGAACGAATGGACATTGGCGATGCATTGACTAAACTCCAAGGAATTAGAAAGAAACTTATTGAGTTCATTGGCATTGCCTAG